The DNA window GCATCGACGACCACAGCTTCATCGGCGAAACGCTGGTCAAGGACGGCGGTACGGTCATCGTCGATGAGGATGCCGCGCTTGGTACGTCGGCGGCAGCCCTGCGCCTCGACGATGGCACCTTGAAGATTGCCGGCACGACCATGACCGCGCTCGATCGCTCTGTTGTTCTGGAGAGCGGCGGCGGTACCATCGATGTCGACGACGCCACCAACAAGGTGACGATGGCTCAGGTGATTTCCGGTAGCGGTTCGCTCACCAAGGCCGGCGCCGGCACGCTGAATGTGACCGGAACCCAAAATACTTATACCGGCCAGACATTTGTCGAGGGCGGTCGTCTGGCCGTCAACGGGTCGATCGCGACCTCCGTGCTGACAACCGTTGGCGATGGTGGCACGCTCGGCGGCAATGGCACGGTGGGCAATCTTGTCGTGGCGTCCGGGGGCAAGGTGGCTCCGGGCAACTCCATTGGCCAGCTGAACGTGGCGGGCAACGTGACCCTCCAGAACGGTTCGGTCTACGAGGCGGAAGTCGACACCGCAGGCCACGCCGATCTGCTCAAGGCGACCGGTTCGATCACCATCGACAGCGGCGCGCGCTTGTCGCTGGCGGCGAACAGCAATTATCGGCTGTTCACCAATTATGAGCTTCTGTCAGCGCCGGCGGGTGTCAGCGGTCAGTTCGACAGCATCGTGTCGGATTTCGCTTTCCTCTCACCGGATCTCGTCTATTCGGCTTCCGGCATCAGCTTCAAGGTCAACCGCAACGGTCTTGGTTTTGCCAGTGCCGGTACGACGAGGAACCGTGTGGCGGCCGCTGGCGGCATCGAAAGTCTGGGCAGCGGCAATGCGCTCTACGATGCCGTCCTGAGCCTCAACGCGGCCACCGCCGACCAAGCCTTCCGTCAGGTTTCCGGGGAGATTTATCCCTCGATCGTCGGTGCCCTGGCCGAGGATAGCCGCTTCGTCCGCGATGCCGTCGAACAGCGGCTGAGCAGTACGAAAGCCGTGGCTCGCGCTGCCGATCAAGCGGGGCAGGCCACGTCGGACTATCAAGCCTGGAGCCAGGGCTTCGGTTCCAAGGGCTCGACGGACGGTAGTGGTGTCGACGCGCTCGACCGCCGCACCGGTGGCCTGTTGATGGGTGCCGACGGCGTACTTTCGGATAAGCTGCGCCTTGGTTTCTTCGGTGGCTACGGCCGGTCCTCCTTCTCCGAGGATGGCTCGTCGGCGTCGGCCAATGCCGACAACTACCTCCTCGGCTTCTATGGCTCGACGGCGCTCGACGCCGTGCGCCTGAGCTTCGGTGGCAGCTTTGCCCTGAGCTCGATCAAGGCTGATCGTGACGTCGCGTTCAGCAGCTTCACCGATAGCCTGCATTCAGACTACACGGCGGCGACGGCGCAGCTGTTCGGCGAGGCGGCCTATCGGGTGGATCTCGGCGAGGCGATGATCGAACCCTTCGCCGGTCTTGCCCAGGTGCATGTATCGACGGATGGCTTCAGGGAACAGGGCGGCGCGGCTGCGCTTTCGGTCGACGACAATGGCTACGACCTGACCTACACCAATATCGGTCTGCGCGCGGCCACGTCCGTGGATATCAACGGCATCACCGTGCACCTGAAGGGCGAAGCCGCCTGGCGCCATGCCTTCGGCGACGTGACGCCTGAGACATCCATGGCGCTTTCCGGCGGTTCGGCTTTCGACGTCAAGGGCGCTTCGGCCGCCCGCGACACGGCGGTGGTCAAGGCCGGTATCGACGTCGACCTCACCAAGGACTCCACGGTCTTCGTCAACTATGTCGGCGAGTTTGCCTCAGGCGGGCCGGACCATGGCGTCAACGCGGGCTTCAAGCTGAAGTTCTGATCCGAGGCAGTCAGCGTGAAAGCAACGGCGGGTCGAGGCCCGCCGTTGTTGTTCGTTGGACAACCTCGCCGGTTACTTGCATTTTGCCGGCGATATGCTTCCCTCTGAAAAGAGATCGGCACAGGCCGGCCGGCGGGGGAACCGGAAAAGACGATGGACAAGAAGACACGCCGCCAAAGAAGCCTGATGCAGCATCTCGAACAATATAACTACATCTCGCTGGAGGAGATCGCCACGCGCTTTGCCGTCACCACGCAAACGGCGCGGCGGGATATTCAAGAGCTGGAGATGGCCGGCAAGGTGCGCCGGCTGCATGGCGGCGCGACGGCGGCGCATCCGATCGATCCCGGCGTTCTGCGTGCCCGACGCGTCGAAAATGCCGACGCCAAGGAGCGCATCGGCGCAGCCGTCGCGGGGCGAATCCGGAACGGTTCGGCGATCTTCATCGATACCGGCACGACCTGCGAGGCCATCGCAAAGGCCTTGCTTCGGCATAAGGAACTGAGGGTCGTGACCTACAGCCTCAGGGTCGCAACGACCCTCAGCGAAGGCACGGATTTCACGGTGGCGGTACCCGGTGGCTTCGTCCGGCGGGTCGACAGCGGCGTGTTCCGCCAGGACACGCCGGAATTCATCGGCAAGTTCAAGTTCGATACCGCCATCATCTCGGTGAGCGGTGTCGACTCGGCGGGGGATATCGGTGACGACGATCATGCCGAAGTGGCTGCCGTGCAGGCCGCCATGAAGCAGGCCGAAACGATCATTCTCGCCGTTGATAGCAGCAAGTTCGGCCGTCGGGCGCTGGTGAAGCTGGGAGGCCTTGAGGACGTCCACGAACTGGTCAGTGACGCAGCACCGAACACCGACCTCATGCGCAAGCTGATGGAGGCGGGAGGGTGCTTTTTCATTGCGGATAAGCGAGAAGAAAGCGCAGCCTGACGCCCAATTGCCTAGGGAAACAGAGGGCACGGTTGGGTGCCCTCTGTCTCATGATCAGTCCGCCGCCGGTGCCGACCGATACGCGACTTCGATCATGGCGACGCCGGTCACTTCCGGCGCGGTGAAGGACACGCGCCCATTGGCAACGGTGAAGGGCAGCGCGGGGCCGGCGGGGATCAGACGCACCGCGTCGACCGGGCGGTCGGCCTCCAGCGAAACGGTGATGTCGCGCAAGGTCACGAGATCCTGGATCGGCTGGATGTTGCTGTCCCACAGATAGCCGCGCAGAGCCGGCGTCGCGTGGAGAAGATAGACGACGTCCCGGTTATGGGCCGGCTGGCGGCGGACGGTGACCCGGCCGGCGCGCGGCAGGTTCGTCTTGATCAGCCGATCGCCGCCGAGGGCGTTGGCGATGGCGCGTTCGATCATTTCCAACATGCGCACGGCGCCGACTTGCGTGTAGATGGCGAACACCGGGTGGGCGAGATAGGTGATCGGCCCCTTTGCGCTGCCGCCATCATAGCCGCTGGGGTCGGGCTGGCGGGGCACGTTGATATGGCCGGAGAAGTGCAGCGGCGTCCGATCGAAATAGGGCTCGTAGATGCTGCCCATGGACTGGCCGTCGCTCACCCGGATGCGCTCGGAGGGGCCATACATGAAATTCGGCTCGTCGATGCCGTCGGCCCGCCAATCGGCTGTCGGCAGCAGGTAGTCGCCGCCGGCCATGGGCGACGTCCCTTCCCAGACGGCGCCGACGTCGAGGACAAAGCCGGTGGTGGCATCGATGCCGCTGCGGCCGGTCATCAGCAGGCGGCCGCCGTTGGCGAGGTAGGTTTCCAGCTTGCCCTTGAGGTCGGCGCCGATCGGCACGGCATCCGGCAGGATGAGCAGGCGGTAGGGAGTAAAATCGCTTTCGAGGTCAAGGACGTCGAAGGTCAGGCCAGCCTCGAGCAGCATGCGCGTTGCGCCGTCGTCGGTCGCCTGCTGGCGAGCCGGCGCCTCGATGTCGGCAGCGTTATGTCGCGCCGCTTCGAGCGAGAGCAAGCCAATCTCGGCGCGGTTGACGCTATCGACGACCCAGCTCTCTCGCCTCTCCACCCAATCATAGGCGGCGCCGATGATCGACATGGTCGAGGCGTCGACGAAGCCGGTGGGATGCAGGTGGTCGCCGATCGAACAGCGGGCCCCGTGCGCCAGCATGGCGGCGCATTCGTAGACCAGCGCTTCCGGGCGCTTGTAGCCGCCGATTTCGCCCCAGGTGAAATGGAATTTGCCCGTCATGCCCAGGAAGGGGATGCCGAGCGGATCGACATAGCGGGCGCTGATGGGAAAGTGGTCGTATCCCCAGCCGGCCGTCGGCAGCGACTCCAGTTCGAGATGGCTGTAATATTTGCGCACATGATCGCGGTTACCGCGTCGGATATGGCCCGAATTGAAGAACAGCGACTTGCCGGGCGCGCGGGCGCGCACCGTGTCGGTCAGCCGGCGATAAAAGATTTCCAGCGCTTCGGCGCCGAAACGGGTCCGGTCCTCGGTCGAGGTCCAGTCGAGGCCGCGCGCCTCCATCTTGGCCTTGGCGTAAGGGGAGATCGACGGCAGCTGGCTGCAGATGTCGATGAAGATGCCGTCGCCGTCGGGATAGAGTTCGAGGACTTCGTCGATCTGGGCGCACAGATAGTCGAGATAGGGGGAGGCGAAATCGAGGAAGGCCCAACCGGTGGGCTCATTGCGCGACTGCGGCAGGTGGCCGTCCGGCGTCACGATCCGCCAATCGGCATGCGTGAAGGCGGCATGCTCGTCCCAGGCCGCCGACAGATAGATCGGCGCGGCGATGCCTTCGGCGTGCAACGCGTCGATCTGGGCCCGCAGCAGATCGAAATCGAGACCGGGGTGCATCCGCCCGATCTTGGTCGGGTGATAGGAAAGCCCGTGATGACACTTGGAAAAGACGGTGACGGAATCGACATGGGCGGCTTTGAAGGCGCGCGCGAAGTCCCGCGCATCGAAGCGGGAGCCAATGCCCCCGATCAGGCCGGATGTGTGAAAGTCGAGATGGATCTGGCGAAAGCGCATGGTGGGGCACGTCACTTGTGAGGGGCGAGGGCGTGGGAGGCGTCGTGAAGCGTGGTGCCATCGGCGGCGAAAACCACGAAAGCCGAGCGGTCGGCCCACAGACTGACGGGCTGGCCGGGGCGCTTGTCCGATTGGCTCGGCACAAGCTGGGCGAAATAGCCGTCGAGGGATTCGGAATCCGTGGTCCTCAGCGCATGGGCGTCAGAATAGACGAGGGTTTCGCGCCCCAGCGCTTCGACGACCGCCACCTCGGCGTCGGCAAGGTGGATTTCGCCGGCGTCGCCGAGCGCCTCCGGCCGAATGCCCAGGACGACCGCATCGCCGACGGAGGGGCGGGCCTCGCCGGGGGCGAATTCCAGCTGGATCGGCGGCAGTGCCGCGTCGAAGGAGAAGCTCACCGACCGGCCGGCATTGGCGATGACCCAGGCGGCGACGAAATTCATGCGCGGTGAACCGATGAAGCCGGCCACGAAGCGTGTCGCCGGCCGGTTGTAGAGTTCGAGCGGCGAGCCGATCTGCTCGATGTTGCCGCCGTTCATGACGATGATGCGGTCGGCCATGGTCATGGCCTCGGTCTGGTCGTGGGTGACGTAGAGCATGGTGGCGCCGAGCTCGCGATGCAGGCGGCTGAGTTCGATGCGCATCTGCGAGCGGAGCGCGGCGTCGAGATTGCTGAGCGGTTCGTCGAACAGAAACACCTCGGGGGAGCGGGTGATGGCGCGGCCGATGGCCACCCGCTGCTTTTGGCCGCCCGACAGGGCCTTGGGATATTTGGCCAGGTGGTCGGTGATGCGCAGGATCTCGGCGGCGCGGGTGACGGCGGCGCTGATCTCGCTCTTTGGCCGGCGCGCCACCTTGAGGGCAAAGCCCATGTTCTGGGCCACCGTCATATGCGGATAGAGCGCATAGTTCTGGAACACCATGGCGACGCCGCGATCGGACGGTTCGGCCTGGGTGATGTCGTGACCGGCGATGCTGACGGAGCCGGAGGAGATGTCCTCCAGGCCGGCGATCGATCGCAACAGCGTCGATTTGCCGCAGCCCGATGGGCCGACCATGACGACGAACTCGCCGCGCTCGGCGGCAAATGACACGCCCGACAACGCCGTGAACTTGGCGTAGCGCTTGACGACGTCGCGAACTTCGAGATGGGACATGGCTGAACCTCTATTTGCCGAGGCCGGCGAGGCTGCGCACGAAATGGCGCTGGGCCAGCAGGAAGATGATGATGAGGGGAACGGTGGCGATGGCGAGACCGGCCATCAGCGCCGGCCAGTCGGCGCTGTATTGTCCTGTCAGGCCGTAGATGCCGACGGGCAGCGTCCGCACATCGGTCCGGGTGAGCATCAGCAGGGCGAGGATGAATTCGTTCCAGTTGAAGACGGCCTGGAAGATGGCGCCGCTGGCGATCGCCGGCCCGGATAGCGGCAGAACGATGCGGAAGAACACCTCGATACGGCCGCAGCCATCCAGACGCGCCGCCTCCTCCAGCTCGCGCGGGAACTCAAGGAAGAACGTGTAGAACAACATGGTGGTGAACGGGATGCCGTAGGCCGCGTAAGGCAGCGCGATGGCAAGGCGCGAGTTGAGCAACCCGGCGCTGGAGACCAGTTGGTAGAGCGGCACCATCACGCTTTGCAAGGGCACCGCGAAGCCGGCGACGATGGCAACGTAGACCCACCGCATCACCGGCCGTTCCGAGCGGGCCAGGACATAGGCCGCCAGGCTGGAGGTGAGGATGATGATGAACACCGACAGCGCGGTGACCAGCAGCGAATTGACCAGGAAGCCGCTGATGCCGATGCCCCAGGCGCGCTCGAAGGCGGCGAAGCTGAACTGTTTGGGTAGGGCGAGCGGGCGTGTGAACAGCTCGGCCTGACTCTTGAAGGCGGAGATGACCATCACGAAGACGGGGAGCAGCACGAACAGCGTCCACAGCGAAACGACGGCGTGCAGGCCGATGGCGATGGTGCGGGATTTGGGGGTCATGGCCTCTGGCTCCTTACGCCCGGTGCGACAGCCGGACCTGCAGCCAGCCGAGCAGCGCGGCGGTGACCAGCAGAACGACGGCCATGGCGTTGGCATAGCCCATGTTTCCGAAGGCGAAGGCCTGGGTGTAGGTGTAGGTGCCCAGGACCTGGGTGGCGTTGGCCGGGCCGCCGCCGGTGGTGACGAACACCAGATCGAACACCTTGAAGCCGCCGATCACGGTGATCAGCGTCGCCAGGACCAGTACGTTGCGGATGCCGGGAAGCGTGATGTACCAGAACGCCGTGAGCCCACGGGCGCCGTCGAGCGAGGCGGCCTCGTAGTTCTCCTTGGGAATGGCCTGCAGGCCGGCAAGGATCAGCATCATCTGGAAGCCGACGTTCTGCCAGGCGGCGATGAGCAGCAGCATCCATAGCGAGATCGAGGGATCGCCGAGCCAGCCGAGCCGTGGCGGCGTTAGCCCGAGCGTCTTGACGATGGCATTGAGCGGGCCGACGTTGGGATCCAGGATCAGCATCCAGACGAAGGCGACGGCGATCGACGAGATAACGACGGGCATGAAGATGATAGTGCGGTAGACGACGCTGCCGCGCCGGATGCCCCGATCGAGGATGGCCGCCAGAATGGCGCCGCCGCCGACTTGGGAGATCACCGATCCGATGACGATGAAGATGTTGTTGGAGATGGCGAGCCAGAACAGCGGGTCGGTGGCGGCGTGCCGATAGTTGGCGCCGCCCACGAAGGTCCACGAGCTCGACGTCATTGAGAAATCGAAGAACGAGCCGATCACGGCGACCACGGCCGGGATCAGAATGAAGACGCCGACCAGAATGAGGGCCGGGGCCATCATGGCCGAGGCGGAAACATTGTCGGCGCGCAAGGCCGGCCGCTTCATCGCGGCGACAGGCGTGGACATTGGTGGGAAGGCCATGTTGCTACCCCAGCGGCCATCGCGTCAGTCGGTGGCCGGTCAACAAGGATCGAACGAGAGAGTCAGGCGACGCTCCGCCCCGACCGGCCTGCGGCCAGCGGGGCGGGGGCGGGTTACTGCTTGGCCTGAGCGACGAGCGCCGTTTCGCGGATCTTGGCCACCGCCTGCTCGGGCGTCAGCGTGCGGTTCAGCACTTCCACCGTGGCATTCATGTAGGCGTCGGCCACCGTGGCATCGAGCAGCGCATCAAGCACGTTGACGCCCTGCTTCAGCGTGCCGACGTCACGCGCGATGTCCTTGAAGCTTTGGGGAAGCCCCGCCGCCTGGTCGATCAGCTTGGCGTTGGAGGGGAGAAACTGCACCTTTTCGGCAAATTTCAGCCCTTGCTCGGCGGAAACCAGGAAGCTCAGCCATTCCACCGCTTCCTTGGGATGGGCGGTCTTGGCGGACACCTGATAGCCCTCCGGCACCAGGAAATTGGCATCGGCGCTGCCCTTGCCACCATCCATCACGGGGAGACGGAAGAAGCCGTAGTCGGTGAAGCCCGCCGTATCGAGACCGGAGGTGCACCAGGTGCCGCAATACTCCATCGGCGAGGCTTTGGTGGCGAACATGGAGTCGGCGATGGCATATTCGGTGGCGTTCGGGGCATCCTCGAAGCAACCGTCGTCCTGCAGATCGACCAAGGCCTGGAATGCCTTGGCATAGCCGGGGTCGGTATAGAGCTGGTCGGCCGGCCGCGACAGGTCGTAGTCGGCGGCGGTTCCGGCGACACCCATGGCGCGCTCGTTGAGCATCGTCATCCAGTGGATGGCGGTCCAGCGGGTTTTGTTGCCGAGCGGCATCGGAACGGTGTTGGGGTCGATCTTGCGGACCGCCTTGCACAGGTTGCCCAGCTCGCCGAGCGTCTTCGGAATCTCAAGCTTGTGCTCGGTGAAGTAGGCTTTGTCATAGAAAACGAACTTCGAGACGGCGTCCATTGCGACACCGTAGAGGCGACCATCGTAGCGGAAGGCGTCGAGCCATCCTTCGGGAAGCACCTTGGCAAAACCGTCGGGCGCATTGCCGAGGTCGGTGATGTCGAGCGCCAGCTTGTCCTTCACCAACTGCTTGGCCCGGTCGCCGGACCAGTTGAAGAACACGTCGGGACCATCCGAGCCGACAAGCGCCACCTTCAGAGCCGTCTTGTAGGGATCGCCTGGGAAGATCTGGTGATCGATGGTGACGTCCGGATGCGTCGCCTTGAAGGCTTGCGCGGCTTCGGCAATGAATTCCTTATAGCCGTTGTTGTCGAGGGTCCACATCTTGAGGACTATGTCTTGGGCATGTGCCTGAGAAACAAGCACGGCCGCGCTTAAAACGGCGCCTGCGATCAGGCGCAACTCTCCATTCAACCGAAATTGCATAGAAATCTCCCTAACCCTCTGGATCGAAACGAAGAACGATTTCCGTCTTGGCGCGGATACCCGTCCGGGCATTAGTATCAAACCGTTTCGACTAAACCCTATAATCGTCTTTCTGGCTTGACAAGCATCGAACTATCATCGAACAGCGATATTCGACTTGATTTCACCTGTTCTATGAGAGCGAATTGGCGATTGTGCCGCTGTTCCACCACGCGTATGCGTACCTGGAGCGGTAGCTGATAAAAACGGTTCGATAGATTGGATTGGGCGGGAAGGGGCAAGCGAGTTGGCGACGATCAGGGATGTGGCCCGTCACGCGGGCGTCTCCATTTCCACGGTTTCCCTGGCCCTCAACGGGACGGGACCGGTCAGCGAGGAAACGCGCGCCCGCATTGAGGCGGCGGTGGCCGCGGTGCGCTATTCGCCGAACCTGATGGCGCAGAATCTGAAACGCGGCCAGTCCAAGCTGGTCGGCATGGTGTTGGGCGATGCCGGAAACCCGTTCTTCGGCCGGCTTTTCGGCACGATCGACAGGTATGTTTCGGGCTCCGAGCATATGCTGATCGTCGCCAACCTGGACTCGCACCCGGATCGCGAGCTGCGCACGCTCAATCTGCTGAAGCGCCATCGGGTGGCGGGCATCATCATGACGCCGTTGCGCAACGATCCCGAGTTTGCCGCCTATCTCAATGAGATCGACGTTCCCGTCGTGCTGGTCGATCAGGATGTCGATGGCACTCGCCTCGACTTCGTCACCTCCGACCATCATCGCGGCACGGCGATGCTGACCGAATATCTGGCGCGGCTCGGCCATCGCCGCATCGCCTATATCGGCGGCCAGAAGAGCATGTGGGTGGCCATGCGCCGTCTGGATGGGTTTCGCTCGGCCATGGCCCAGGCGGGGCTGCCGGTCGAACCGGAGCTGGAGATCGTTGCCGACTATAGCGCGGAGCTTGCCTATGAAAACGTCATTCGGCTGATGTCGGCTGCCGAGCGGCCGACTGCCATTCTGGCCGCCAACAACTACATGGCCATCGGGGCGTTGCAGGCGGTCACCGATCTCGGCTTCCGCTGTCCGGAGGACGTATCCATCGCCGGCATCGACGTCGTGCCGTGGAGCAGCCTCGTCATGCCCCGGATCACCACGGTCGAGCAGCCCATCGAGGAACTGGCCCGTGTCGCCTCACTGTGGATGATGGAGCATGTTCGCGGGGAGGCGGTCACGGGAGGGGAGCGGCGCTGTCACGTTGCCGAGCAGAAGCTGGTGATCGGGCATTCATGCGCGCCGCCGAAGTGAGCGGGACCAACGGCGCCCATAAGCGGCCATCTCGGTTCGTTCATGCAGGAAGGGGCGCTACGGAGCGCCCCTGTCCGATTTGGCTTTCGTAAAAGCGGTTCACCTTTAGAGCGCGAAGCCGCCGTCGATGGTCAGGCTGGCGCCGGTGACGTAACCGGCTTCGTCACGCGCGATGTAGGAGACGAGGCCGGCGATTTCCTTCGGCTCGGCCATGCGCTTCAGCGGCACCATGCCCATCACCATGTCCATTCCCTCGTTGCCGAGGGCGCCGATCATGTCGGTTTTGGTCGGGCCTGGCTGGACGTTGTTGATGGTGATGCCGCGCGGCGCCAGATCGAGGGCGAGGCCCTTGACCATGCCGGCCACCGCCGCCTTGGTGGTCTGATAGACGCTGGCGCCGGGGAAGCCGCTGCGCAGCGCGATGTTGCTGCCGATGGTGATGATGCGTCCGCCCTCTTTGAGGTGCGGCAGGGCCGCCTGGATGGCGAGGAAGACGCCGCGCACGTTGACGTCGAGCTGCAGGTCGAGATCTTCAAGAGGGACCGTGTCTACCAGCCCCATGCGCGCCACGCCGGCGTTGACGACGACGACGTCCAGCCGGCCGAAGCGGTCGATTGTAGTGCCGACGGCGGCGGTGAGATCCTCCGGCTTGGCGCTGTCGGCTTTGATCGCCAATGCTTGACCACCGGCGTTGCCCACCTTGCCGGCCAACTCGTTGGCGGCATCCTCTCGCGACACATAGGTGAAGGGCACGGTGTACCCGTCCTCGGCCAGCCGCTCGACGATGGCGGCGCCAATGCCACGCGAACCGCCGAACACCAGCGCTACTTTACGAACATCGCTCATTGTCTTCTCCATTTTTGACTGATTAGTCCATAATTGATCAAGAAGAGGGTCGTGGGCCAACTTTGCGTGCTATTTTGCGCGGAGGCGCTCCACCGCGAAGGCGGCAAGGGCGTGCAGTTCAGCCGCTCCCGCTCCGCCTCTCGCCGCGAGCTGGAAACCGCTTATGGTGATCTCGATAAAGGAGGCCGCCTGATCTGCATCGACGTTGGGATCGACTTCTCCCAGCTTCTGTCCCTCCTGGATGCGCTCCTCCACCTTGGCGTGGAAGACCGCGATCATCTTCTCCCGCATCTCCATCAACTCGGGGTCGGTGGTGCCGAACTCGCCAACGGAACCCACACCCATGCAGCCCATGCAGCGCAGGCTGTCGTCATCGGGAATGAGGCCGACGAGCAGATCGAGAAGGCCCGTCAGCGGTGAGGCCGGTTTGGTCAGCCGTTCGAGATGGCAGCTCGTGGCGTTTCGTTGGTAGGTCTGCAAAGCTTCCAGATAGAGCCGACGCTTGTCGCCGAAGGCGTTGTAGAAACTCTGCCGGCCAATACCCATCGCCTGCACCAAGTCCTCCGTCGACGTCGCCGCGAAGCCCTTGGCCCAGAATACGTTGATCGCCGCCGCCAGCGCGGCCTCCTTGTCGAACTCCCGTGGTCTTGCCATGTCCGAAGACGTAGCCGTTGTGGACTGATCGGTCAAGAATGATGCGATCACGTTCCAGTGTGAGGAACGGATGGGGAGAACGGGGGGCGAGCTATGGACGGCTTTCCGGCGGGCCAAATTATCGCCTGAACCAGCCATTCAGCGAGCGTCATCACCCACTTCAACGAAATAGGGAGATGACAATCAGAGGGTATGCACAATCACCTACCGTGTATTTCAGCGGGAACCGTGAACGTTCTGAATTGTTGCCGTGATGACATCGGAGTCCGGCCGTCCGAGGGCCAGAGACAGTCCCGTTGCCGACCAAACAAGCGAGGCAACATGACCTTCGTCGCCGACATCTTCCGGCAATCGCCGGAAGCCGCTCTCTTTCTGGCGCTGGCAATTGGCTACTGGATCGGGAAATTCAAGTTCGGCACATTTCAGCTCGGCGGCGTCGCCGGTTCGCTGTTGGCGGCCGTGCTGATCAGTCAGTTCGGCGTGCATATCGACAACGGCGTCAAAGCCATCCTCTTCGCGCTGTTCATCTATGCCGTCGGTTTCGAGAGCGGCCCACAATTCCTGCGCTCACTGGGCCGGCAATCCATCCGCGAGATCGTGATGGCCGTCGTGCTGGCGGTCAGTGGCCTGGCCACCGTGATCGTGTTTGCCAAGCTGTTCGGCCTGGATAAGGGCATTGCGGCGGGGATCGCGGCCGGTGGACTGACGCAATCGGCGATTATCGGCACTGCAAGTTCCGCCATCGATAAGCTGGGTCTGGGCGCCGACGAAGCGCAGCGGCTGCAAGCGAACGTGGCGATCGGATATGCCGTCACCTACATATTCGGCTCGTTCGGCGCCATCATCATCTGTGTCAACGTCCTGCCCTGGTTCATGGGGCGCGGCATTCGCGACGACGCGGTGAAAGCCGAAGCGGAGATGCTGAAAGGCGCCCGGATATACCGGGCAGGGGAGGAACCGGCGCTGCCGGACCTCGTCGGCCGCGTCTATAGGATCGAGGCCGCGTCCGGACAAACGGTTTCCACCATCGAGGCTGCCGCTTCCGGCGGCATGATCACCATCGAGCGGGTCAAGCGCGGCGGCAAGATCATCGGCGTGGAGCCCGGCCTGAAACTTCAATCCGGCGATCTTGTCCTGATTGTCGGTCGCCGGTTGGGCGTGGTGGGCCTGGAAGACAGGCTGGGCCCGGAGTCGACTGGCGCCGACGGCATGGAACTGGTCGTGACGACCCGTGACGTGGCCATCACCGGCAAGGACTTCGTCGGGCATACGGTCGGGCAGATTCTGGCCGCAAGCAGCAATCTGCGTCATGGCATCTACGTGCTGGCCGTCACGCGTGGCGGTGCCAAGGTCGACCTCTTCAATGACACCGTCATAGAGGCTGGCGATGTGGTCACCGTTCATGGCGTGCAGGAGGATTTGCAGCGACTTGCCAGCCACGTCGGCCCGGCCATCGTCGCCAGCGACAAGACCG is part of the Pleomorphomonas sp. PLEO genome and encodes:
- the aspT gene encoding aspartate-alanine antiporter, with protein sequence MTFVADIFRQSPEAALFLALAIGYWIGKFKFGTFQLGGVAGSLLAAVLISQFGVHIDNGVKAILFALFIYAVGFESGPQFLRSLGRQSIREIVMAVVLAVSGLATVIVFAKLFGLDKGIAAGIAAGGLTQSAIIGTASSAIDKLGLGADEAQRLQANVAIGYAVTYIFGSFGAIIICVNVLPWFMGRGIRDDAVKAEAEMLKGARIYRAGEEPALPDLVGRVYRIEAASGQTVSTIEAAASGGMITIERVKRGGKIIGVEPGLKLQSGDLVLIVGRRLGVVGLEDRLGPESTGADGMELVVTTRDVAITGKDFVGHTVGQILAASSNLRHGIYVLAVTRGGAKVDLFNDTVIEAGDVVTVHGVQEDLQRLASHVGPAIVASDKTDFVFHGVGLVVGLLIGLLVLRIGSIPLTLGAGGGALLSGLAFGWYRSRHMTMGNMPTAASTLLRDLGLAGFVAVVGLQSGQQAIQTIIHSGLSIFLIGVVVTVLPLLITMLVGRYVLGYENVAVFAGALAGSRSANPAFGEVLDKAGNAIPTTPFAITYALANVFLTLLGPLVVAFV